A genomic window from Salvia miltiorrhiza cultivar Shanhuang (shh) chromosome 5, IMPLAD_Smil_shh, whole genome shotgun sequence includes:
- the LOC131025832 gene encoding uncharacterized protein LOC131025832: protein MWLEKARKRYSDNMSEYKRLLKQKTEAGEMMETPLGMSDTFWTGLKAYWDQDEVKAVSRRARENRYSEPDGVGTGISRHVGGSQSSRILQQSLLVDGEVPPTASNYNTFLRLHMYADGTFVSEKDANLDAEIHRVAAEIGREDRLDEVYLELVRPGRSRLYGTGSAGVSQFSRGSTNNTCSSQMSQQMYETRISILEERLQKAEEDRAAQEAAREAEQAAREALEQRMSQFEEILRRSGQLP from the exons ATGTGGTTAGAAAAGGCCCGCAAAAGGTACAGTGACAACATGAGCGAGTATAAGAGACTGCTCAAGCAGAAGACCGAGGCAGGGGAGATGATGGAGACACCGCTGGGCATGTCCGACACCTTTTGGACGGGACTCAAGGCATACTGGGATCAAGATGAGGTTAAGGCCGTTTCTAGGCGCGCACGTGAGAACCGATACTCTGAGCCCGATGGAGTTGGTACAGGGATCAGTCGGCATGTTGGAGGGTCTCAGTCGAGTCGTATTCTGCAGCAGAGTCTG CTCGTGGATGGTGAAGTCCCCCCAACTGCATCTAACTACAACACTTTCCTCCGCCTACACATGTACGCAGATGGAACTTTTGTGTCAGAAAAGGATGCCAACCTTGAT gcggagattcATCGTGTTGCTGCTGAGATAGGACGAGAGGACCGACTCGATGAGGTCTACTTGGAGCTCGTACGTCCCGGTAGGTCACGACTGTACGGCACTGGAAGTGCTGGTGTGAGCCAGTTCAGTAGGGGGTCTACCAACAATACATGCTCTTCCCAGATGTCTCAGCAGATGTATGAGACTCGGATCTCCATACTGGAGGAGCGTCTCCAAAAGGCTGAGGAGGATAGGGCGGCCCAAgaagcagcacgtgaggccgaacaagcagcacgtgaggccctTGAGCAGCGGATGAGTCAGTTCGAGGAGATACTGAGgcggtcgggtcagctacctTGA
- the LOC131025833 gene encoding uncharacterized protein LOC131025833, with protein sequence MSHRRGLLGFGSRSSGPEAQSSSGSGPYISATPESGSPPQSAAASGSRRPKGKSVAQIRAECVRRDGRILFQRNTVGKLIEPPGISTCCTNSFKRIPNPGGYTWKLTPPTVQELYFEEFKVNEFLLYINLALYIVEMLY encoded by the exons ATGTCTCATCGTAGAGGATTGTTGGGGTTTGGTAGTCGGTCTTCTGGGCCTGAGGCACAGTCCTCCTCAGGCTCTGGGCCGTATATTTCCGCTACTCCAGAGTCTGGTTCCCCTCCACAGAGCGCTGCTGCATCTGGGTCTAGAAGGCCCAAAGGCAAATCAGTGGCGCAGATTAGGGCCGAGTGTGTTAGACGCGACGGGAGGATCCTCTTTCAGAGGAATACTGTTGG TAAGTTGATCGAGCCCCCGGGGATCTCCACCTGCTGCACGAACTCGTTTAAGAGGATTCcgaacccaggcgggtacacgtGGAAGTTAACTCCGCCAACGGTGCAGGAGTTGTATTTTGAGGAATTCAAGGTAAATGAATTTctactatatataaatttagCATTATATATTGTTGAAATGTTATATTAA